One segment of Nostoc flagelliforme CCNUN1 DNA contains the following:
- a CDS encoding thermonuclease family protein, with translation MQVATINTHRTFFAQPHQIALLPSSTRLKQLLPVGQAITIRAVETDKYKRLVAEIYVGNRSINVNMVQEGQAVVYRQYLKSCPESKDSLLQGENTAKQQRWILARYNSSHSYPSSKY, from the coding sequence TTGCAGGTCGCAACTATAAATACGCATCGCACCTTTTTTGCTCAACCTCACCAAATCGCGTTGCTCCCATCATCAACAAGACTCAAACAATTGCTCCCAGTAGGACAAGCAATCACCATACGCGCTGTAGAAACTGACAAATACAAGCGCTTAGTTGCAGAGATTTATGTAGGGAATCGCAGTATCAATGTGAATATGGTGCAAGAGGGACAGGCTGTGGTCTATCGCCAGTACCTCAAAAGCTGCCCAGAGTCTAAAGATAGTTTGTTGCAAGGTGAAAACACCGCCAAACAACAGCGCTGGATTCTCGCCCGATATAATTCTTCACATTCATATCCTTCCTCAAAATATTGA
- a CDS encoding RpnC/YadD family protein: MSDNNPQTEFDSPWKQILQLYFEEFMQFFFPQAHAEIDWTQQPEFLDQELQQVVRDAELGKRLADKLVKIYRLGGDEAWVLVHLEIQSQSEFDFSERMFTYNYRIYDRYKRPVASLAVLGDERTNWRPNQFGYELFGCMVNFQFPVIKLIDYQQRQSELEASRNPLATVVMAHLAAVQTRTDRLERKQQKLSLVRKLYQQGFEREDVLNLLAFVDWILTLPQDLEREFLSEVEQLEAEQRMQYVTSFERSGIRLGLLEGIELGLELKFGAESLSLMSEISLLSDIEQLRAIKEGIKTAGTIAELRQIYQSPANET; the protein is encoded by the coding sequence ATGAGCGATAACAACCCACAAACTGAATTTGATAGCCCTTGGAAACAGATACTACAACTGTACTTTGAAGAATTCATGCAATTCTTCTTCCCTCAAGCCCATGCAGAAATTGATTGGACACAACAGCCGGAATTTTTAGACCAGGAATTACAGCAGGTAGTGCGTGATGCCGAGTTAGGAAAACGCCTTGCGGATAAATTGGTAAAAATTTATCGTCTTGGAGGAGATGAAGCATGGGTACTTGTACACCTGGAAATCCAATCTCAGTCAGAGTTTGACTTTAGCGAGAGGATGTTCACTTACAACTACCGCATCTACGATAGATACAAGCGTCCGGTTGCGTCATTAGCAGTCCTTGGTGATGAGCGTACTAACTGGCGACCGAATCAATTTGGTTATGAATTATTTGGCTGTATGGTAAATTTCCAATTTCCTGTGATCAAGTTGATAGACTATCAACAAAGGCAATCTGAACTGGAAGCCAGCCGTAACCCATTGGCGACTGTGGTAATGGCACACCTAGCCGCAGTACAAACGCGTACCGATAGGTTAGAGCGTAAGCAGCAGAAACTCAGTTTGGTGAGGAAATTGTATCAGCAAGGGTTTGAGCGAGAAGATGTTCTGAATTTGTTAGCTTTTGTAGACTGGATATTGACACTCCCTCAAGATTTGGAGCGAGAGTTTCTTTCTGAAGTAGAACAATTGGAGGCAGAACAACGTATGCAGTATGTGACTTCTTTTGAGCGCAGCGGTATTCGGTTAGGATTACTCGAAGGAATTGAGTTAGGTTTAGAACTCAAATTTGGTGCTGAGTCCTTAAGCCTGATGTCAGAAATTTCCTTGCTGTCAGATATTGAACAATTACGGGCAATTAAAGAAGGAATCAAAACAGCCGGGACAATTGCCGAATTGCGTCAGATTTACCAGTCACCAGCAAACGAAACGTAG
- a CDS encoding MATE family efflux transporter: MPDSAYLLIGQLGTNALAAHQIALQTISMSFQIALGVSIATTIRVGQLAGQNDLAGTRLAGYVGIAIAALSMAVAAIAFWLVPKSIISLYIDINDQNNAQVVALAAKLLGVAAIFQIVDGVQVTAAGALRGLKDTRIPMLIGIFAYWCVGLLTGYTFGITSGYGAIGLWWGLAIGLALAAIILTWRFSTRATNY; the protein is encoded by the coding sequence TTGCCTGATTCAGCATATCTCTTGATCGGGCAATTAGGAACAAATGCCCTTGCTGCTCATCAAATTGCTTTACAAACTATTTCGATGTCGTTCCAGATTGCACTGGGCGTTTCTATTGCGACAACAATTCGTGTTGGGCAGTTAGCCGGACAAAATGACCTAGCTGGCACTCGTCTGGCTGGATATGTCGGCATTGCCATTGCAGCTTTATCTATGGCTGTAGCAGCTATTGCATTTTGGTTAGTGCCAAAGTCGATTATTTCTCTTTACATTGACATTAATGACCAAAACAATGCACAGGTGGTTGCCCTAGCAGCGAAATTGCTGGGAGTCGCGGCGATTTTTCAAATAGTTGACGGTGTGCAAGTGACTGCGGCGGGAGCATTACGCGGACTCAAAGACACTCGAATCCCGATGTTGATCGGAATTTTTGCTTATTGGTGTGTTGGCTTACTCACTGGTTATACTTTTGGAATCACGTCGGGCTATGGAGCTATTGGTCTTTGGTGGGGATTGGCTATTGGTTTAGCCCTCGCTGCAATAATCTTGACTTGGCGCTTTAGCACCAGAGCAACTAATTACTGA
- a CDS encoding WGR domain-containing protein: MEIYLVFVDAIRNSNKFWSAKVEDSNLTVQWGRVGYQAQTKIHTLANHQRAVSKFNNLVAEKKSKGYSKSQPEIDASRSVADIRRAIQLLNIIRPCIADRIFHDGYINALNEYLKIVPTPLGMQIDYHEIYRTVADVDYQMELLNSLLTTPAPQVPVVALGHAPEVAAEPKVVSLKTISKNFWRHL, translated from the coding sequence ATGGAAATCTATTTAGTCTTTGTTGATGCTATCCGAAACAGCAATAAATTCTGGTCTGCCAAAGTTGAAGATAGTAACTTAACAGTGCAGTGGGGTAGAGTCGGTTATCAAGCGCAAACGAAAATCCACACATTAGCCAATCATCAAAGAGCCGTTAGCAAATTCAACAATCTGGTAGCAGAAAAGAAATCCAAAGGCTACAGCAAAAGTCAGCCAGAGATTGATGCTAGCCGCAGTGTTGCAGACATTAGACGAGCTATTCAATTATTGAATATTATCCGTCCTTGTATTGCTGATAGGATTTTTCACGATGGCTATATTAACGCCCTAAATGAGTATTTGAAAATCGTCCCTACGCCTTTGGGAATGCAGATAGATTATCACGAAATTTATCGTACTGTTGCAGATGTCGATTATCAAATGGAATTACTCAATTCCCTGTTAACGACACCTGCACCACAAGTTCCTGTGGTGGCTCTTGGTCATGCCCCTGAAGTAGCAGCAGAACCCAAGGTAGTCAGTCTCAAGACTATCAGTAAGAACTTCTGGCGACATCTTTAG
- a CDS encoding SDR family NAD(P)-dependent oxidoreductase: MAALESQMNINVYGLIYMAQAFAPILKANGGGVFAQINSVASLKGFPDSATYCASKAAAYSITQALRELLSQQDTLVLSVHPGPIATDMGDAAGLTEVAQPPALVADGIIKALKAGDFHVFPDSVAKQMGDAYKSFAQNVVEVRSS; this comes from the coding sequence ATCGCCGCTCTCGAATCTCAGATGAACATCAATGTATATGGATTGATCTATATGGCTCAGGCGTTTGCCCCAATACTCAAAGCCAATGGAGGTGGCGTCTTTGCCCAAATCAATTCTGTTGCTTCGCTCAAGGGTTTTCCCGACTCTGCCACTTACTGTGCCTCAAAAGCTGCGGCCTATTCAATCACCCAGGCATTACGAGAACTATTGAGTCAGCAGGACACGCTTGTGTTAAGCGTTCACCCTGGTCCAATTGCCACGGATATGGGCGATGCGGCAGGACTAACTGAGGTTGCACAGCCACCTGCACTTGTGGCAGACGGGATAATAAAAGCTCTCAAAGCTGGGGATTTTCACGTCTTTCCTGACTCGGTGGCTAAACAAATGGGCGATGCTTATAAAAGCTTTGCCCAAAATGTCGTTGAGGTGCGATCAAGTTAA